The Malus domestica chromosome 10, GDT2T_hap1 genome contains a region encoding:
- the LOC114827610 gene encoding uncharacterized protein encodes MIKRAPSRNQRTKGIKVKHVLQICLLLGVCFWLIYQVKHSHDKKVALDKKDKKTPTRSLSEGELLKLGRKDLPKLEVPKNEKQEEEDEVEAAGEEDEKHQVDVHEEEDSKHEVEAHEEEDQKHEGEEREEEDQKHEVGEQEEEDPKGKQEEEDLKHEAEEQEEEENKNEETEDEGRGAGDDEIDENEQEGNEGEVEHDEDFVDEEKEREDDGNEKDGEKNDGEEREDQEEHDSSSDDQDNETHDKNAHEAREENYKGDDASSAVAHEVTSTETEKVSSENLNENPETTVLEKDNSTMVEDRMAENGTILNVGASEEKANGNMANPAESSLLHEKVKTQSNDEPEAWNNSTMVSAEANDNSTIVSTEASNNPTETNQASGSYQQNGTEIVSESAHSENATVDGMGTGESVTILTMVMEQANNTASQNNESDSNSTISTKIENADGALGESSSFSNTVATNVSENILRSDGTAETEGGSRSSSLKEATDAVQNEESNGTSESDRTDEGSDSTNGTQDATQRDPIDSSDSHITQDKKEDRTDLTTLPEITTEGDENGEAAAE; translated from the coding sequence ATGATCAAGCGGGCGCCAAGTAGGAACCAGAGAACCAAAGGAATCAAGGTGAAGCATGTTCTGCAGATCTGTCTGCTGCTTGGGGTGTGCTTTTGGTTAATCTATCAGGTCAAGCATTCCCATGATAAGAAAGTGGCATTAGATAAGAAAGATAAAAAAACCCCAACCAGAAGCCTGAGTGAAGGTGAGCTTCTGAAACTTGGGAGGAAGGACCTTCCGAAACTTGAAGTCCCTAAAAATGAGAAACAAGAGGAAGAGGATGAAGTTGAAGCAGCAGGAGAGGAAGACGAGAAACATCAAGTAGATGTGCATGAAGAAGAGGATTCAAAACATGAAGTAGAAGCACATGAAGAAGAGGATCAGAAACATGAAGGGGAAGAGCGAGAAGAAGAGGATCAGAAGCATGAAGTAGGAGAGCAAGAAGAAGAGGATCCAAAGGGTAAGCAAGAAGAAGAGGATCTGAAGCATGAGGCGgaagagcaagaggaggaagaaaacaAGAATGAAGAGACAGAGGATGAGGGAAGAGGAGCTGGAGATGATGAGATAGATGAAAATGAGCAAGAGGGAAATGAAGGGGAAGTGGAGCACGATGAGGATTTTGTAgatgaagagaaagaaagagaagatgATGGGAATGAGAAGGATGGTGAAAAGAATGACGGTGAAGAGAGAGAGGATCAAGAAGAACATGACAGTTCATCAGATGATCAAGATAATGAAACCCATGATAAGAATGCTCATGAAGCACGAGAGGAGAATTACAAAGGGGATGATGCTTCTAGTGCAGTGGCCCATGAAGTTACAAGCACTGAAACTGAGAAAGTAAGTTCGGAAAACTTAAATGAGAACCCAGAAACTACTGTGCTAGAAAAAGACAATTCAACAATGGTGGAAGATAGAATGGCTGAAAATGGTACTATTTTAAATGTAGGTGCAAGTGAAGAGAAGGCTAATGGTAATATGGCCAATCCTGCGGAGAGCTCACTTTTACATGAAAAAGTGAAAACACAATCTAATGATGAACCAGAAGCATGGAATAACTCAACAATGGTGAGTGCCGAAGCTAACGATAATTCAACAATAGTGAGTACAGAAGCAAGCAATAACCCTACAGAAACCAACCAGGCAAGTGGTTCATACCAGCAGAACGGTACAGAGATCGTATCTGAGTCAGCTCACTCTGAAAATGCGACGGTGGATGGTATGGGTACTGGAGAAAGCGTGACCATACTAACCATGGTTATGGAACAGGCTAACAACACAGCTTCTCAGAACAATGAATCTGACTCAAATTCAACAATATCCACTAAAATTGAGAATGCAGATGGGGCATTGGGAGAATCATCTTCCTTCTCTAATACGGTAGCGACTAACGTGTCAGAGAATATCTTAAGATCTGATGGAACAGCTGAAACAGAGGGTGGTTCTAGATCTTCATCGTTAAAGGAGGCCACAGATGCTGTTCAGAATGAAGAGTCCAATGGTACAAGTGAATCGGACAGGACAGATGAAGGTTCAGACTCCACAAATGGGACACAGGACGCAACTCAGCGTGATCCAATTGATTCTTCTGATTCCCATATCACCCAAGACAAGAAGGAGGATCGCACGGATCTAACTACACTGCCGGAGATAACAACCGAGGGGGATGAGAATGGAGAGGCTGCAGCAGAATGA